The Pseudomonas graminis region TGCCCGGCGCCGAACTGGTGCTGCGGGCGCGCGAGCTGGCGCCCGATCCCAACACCCGGATCATCGTCAATTGCGCGGGGCGTACGCGCAGCATCATCGGCACTCAGTCACTGGTGAATGCCGGCCTGCCCAACCCGGTTTCCGCCCTGCGCAATGGCACGATCGGCTGGCTGCTGGCCGGGCAGACGCTGGACCACGGGCAATCACGGCGCTTCCCGCCGGTCAGTGAAGCGACCCGGGAAGTTGCCCGGTCCGATGCGCGCCATGTGGCGGACAAAGCGCGAGTGAAACGCGCCAGCCGCGCGGACTTGCCGGTCTGGCAGGCAGAAACGACTCGCACGACGTACCTGTTCGATGTGCGCACTTCGGAGGAATTCGAAGCCGGCCATGTGCCCGGTGCCCGTTCGACGCCGGGCGGGCAGCTGGTGCAGGAGACTGACCATTACGCCAGCGTGCGCGGCGCGCGAATCGTATTACTGGATGACGACGGCGTGCGCGCGAACATGTCTGCTTCGTGGCTCACGCAGTTGGGCTGGGAGGTGCTTGTGGTGGACGACCTGGGTCCAGAGGATTTCAGCGAAAAAGGCGGCTGGAACGCGCCGAATCCGCCCGCGTCCCAGGTCGAGGAGATTAGCGCCGAAACGCTGCGCGAGTGGCGCGAAAACGGCGGCGTGGCAGTGCTGGATTTCACTGCCAGCGCCAACTACGTGAAGCAGCATATTCCGGGCGCCTGGTGGGTGCTGCGTGCCGAGCTGGCAAACGCGCTGCAAAACATCCCGCCTGCCGAGCGTTACGTGCTCACCTGTGGCAGCAGCAAACTCGCGCGCCTGGCGGTGTCGGAGGTCGAAGCCCTGACCGGCAAGCCGGTGTTTGTGCTGAAGGACGGCACCGCGAGTTGGGTGGCTGCCGGGTTCGAGCTTGAGCACGGTGAAAGCCATCTGGCCTCGCCGCGCATTGATCGCTATCGCCGGCCATACGAGGGCACCGATGCACCGCGCGAAGCGATGCAGGCCTATCTGGATTGGGAGTACGGATTGGTCGAGCAATTGGGCCGCGACG contains the following coding sequences:
- a CDS encoding rhodanese-related sulfurtransferase, yielding MSHHTRSYADIRRALLAHEEVALVDVREEDPFAEAHPLFAANIPLSKLELEVLARIPRRDTAVTVYDNGEGLAERAVKRFQDLGYSDVKLLEGGLQGWRDAGGEVFIDVNVPSKAFGELVEHHRHTPSLAAEEVKQLLDAKADVVVLDARRFDEYQTMSIPTGVSVPGAELVLRARELAPDPNTRIIVNCAGRTRSIIGTQSLVNAGLPNPVSALRNGTIGWLLAGQTLDHGQSRRFPPVSEATREVARSDARHVADKARVKRASRADLPVWQAETTRTTYLFDVRTSEEFEAGHVPGARSTPGGQLVQETDHYASVRGARIVLLDDDGVRANMSASWLTQLGWEVLVVDDLGPEDFSEKGGWNAPNPPASQVEEISAETLREWRENGGVAVLDFTASANYVKQHIPGAWWVLRAELANALQNIPPAERYVLTCGSSKLARLAVSEVEALTGKPVFVLKDGTASWVAAGFELEHGESHLASPRIDRYRRPYEGTDAPREAMQAYLDWEYGLVEQLGRDGTHGFYVI